One segment of Panicum virgatum strain AP13 chromosome 3K, P.virgatum_v5, whole genome shotgun sequence DNA contains the following:
- the LOC120699441 gene encoding TPD1 protein homolog 1A-like, with protein MRASPPPPSSTTASRATRALAASAWLIVLLGSAALATASDDAGFSPPPTAVPAGPPPPAPRAVAAALPAPLPLARKILRPPGVGGGAAGNVTGGGEGAVRPSRMDEGCAGAEDIEIYQGEASPLPSGVPAYKVDVVNRCLGGDLDGGECAIAGIHVRCGWFSSVSLVDPRKFRRLGHDDCLLNDGRPLLGGETISFEYANSFKYDLSVRVATCVDPTSSP; from the exons ATGAGggcatctccgccgccgccgtcgtcgacgaCCGCCTCGCGCGCGACGAGGGCGCTCGCCGCCTCGGCGTGGTTGATCGTGCTGCTCGGCTCCGCCGccctcgccaccgcctccgATGACGCAG gattctcgccgccgccgaccgccgtaCCCGCGGGTCCGCCGCCCCCGGCaccccgcgccgtcgccgccgccctgcccgcgcccctgcccctggcCCGGAAGATCCTCCGCCCGCCAG gcgtgggcggcggcgcggcgggcaacgtcaccggcggcggagagggagcAGTGCGCCCGAGCCGGATGGACGAGGGGTGCGCGGGCGCGGAGGACATCGAGATCTACCAGGGCGAggcgtcgccgctgccgagcgGGGTGCCGGCGTACAAGGTGGACGTGGTGAACCGGTGCCTGGGCGGCgacctggacggcggcgagtgCGCGATCGCGGGCATCCACGTGCGGTGCGGGTGGTTCAGCTCGGTGAGCCTGGTGGACCCGCGCAAGTTCCGCCGCCTGGGCCACGACGACTGCCTCCTCAACGACGGCCGCCCGCTGCTCGGCGGCGAGACCATCTCCTTCGAGTACGCCAACTCGTTCAAGTACGACCTCTCCGTCCGCGTCGCCACCTGCGTCGACCCCACCTCCTCTCCGTAG